From Danio aesculapii chromosome 9, fDanAes4.1, whole genome shotgun sequence:
CTTGACGTGGCGAACTGTCTGGAAATATAGCGACATCTTGTGAGTAGTTTTGTAGTAGccatagaaatctgatacatggaaATACAGCATAAAGTATGCTTAATAATATGACAGCCAACTACAAGCTAATATTTGGATTTCATTCTATAACAtaaatgtcatatatgcaacatactatttcaaaatattgctaaAATTACCGTTTCATGATTTCAAccaatatattttcaaatatacattcattcaataTTAACACAAACTTAACATTACAGCTAATATAGTTGAACATATGTAACCTACTTGTTTataattccaatggttgaaaaaaaatcttatatgtaaacagccatttttacaatatttcgaAATAcgctcactggtcactttattaggtacaccttacttgtacctgGTTGGACCAGACTTttccttcagaattgccttaatcgttcatggcatagattcaagattctggaaaaattcctcagagattttggtccatattcacatgatagcatcacgcagttgctgcagatttctcAGCTGCTGTCAGCTGTCaaccatgatgcgaatctcccgttccaccacatcccaaaggtgctctattgagctgtggtgactgtggaggccatttgagtacagtgaactcattgtcatgttcaagaaaccagtctgagatgattcaagctttatgacatggtgtgttatcctgctggaagtagccatcagaagatgggtacactgtggtcataaagggatggacatgattagcaacaatactcaggtaggctgtggcattgttcagttggtactaatgggcccaaagtgtgtcaaaaaAATATCCTGCACATCATtcatcaccaccaccagtctgaactgtTGATATAATGCTGGATGGTTTCAtgccttcatgttgttgatgccaaactcagaccctactatccgaatgtcgcagcagaaattgagactcatcagaccaggcaacgtttctccaattttctattgtccaattttgttgagcctgtgcgaattgtagtctcagtttcctgttcttagctgacaggagtggcacccagtgtggtcttctgctgctgtagcccatttgcctcaaggttggacatgttgtgcgttcagagatgctcttgcttactgagttactgttgcctttctatcagctggaaccagtctggccattctcctctgacctctggcatcaacaaggcggccacagaactgccactcactggatattttctctttttcagatcattctctgtaaaccctagagatggttgtgcatgaaaatcccagtagatcagcagtttctaaaatactcgaCCGGCCCGTcgtgcaccaacaaccatgccacgtttaaagtcacttaaatcacagttcttccccattctgatgctcggtttgaactgcagcagatcgtcttgacaatGTCTatgtcttcatgcctaaatgttgtttctgccatgtgattggctgattagaaaattgcgttaacgagcagttggacaggtgtacctaataaagtggctggtgagtgtatatgttgcTTATATGACATATCTTATATTTAATATAGGATGACTTGGCCTATGACTTATAGGCCTGTgttatgtaatttgcatatattgccatatccTATGAGATTTCTATGTGGGTTTTTAAAGTACTAACTTGTtcttatttactcaccttcatgtcctTCAAAAGTTTCAAAGTTAAAGTTTGAGCTTCTGAAGAATATCAGCAGATAAATGTTCAAACAACGACAGATGAACTTTATTCGACTTGTGGGGTTCAAGTCTTTGATTTAAAACATTTGCTCTTGACCAATTGTTAGCAGGCCAATTTAGATCCTTCATTCAGCTGTTGTCATTGTTTAAACACTTTTGTGGAAGActgaatattgtgcaaaatagTGTCAAAATACAGTACATAACATGTACACTGTTCTAAACAATTCATCTTTTTAGATCTAACGTGTTATTCTCAAATACTGTACATTAGGTTAACCAAGCCTGCCACTAACAAGGTCAATTTAACCAATTTAACCACAAGCGTCACgtgaggtttttatttattttcttaaaagaTAAACATTTCTTTCACCTCAGATTTACAGTAGGgttatagcatatgttttacacagtggatggccttcgagctgcaacccagtaatgggaaacacccatacacactcattcacacacacatacactatggccagtttatcTTATTCATTTCACTTACtgtatagcatgtctttggactgtgggggaaactggagcaccagtggtgtagtccttgctatactcacgtatactcaatatgcctacttttttccatgagctgtttgacGCAGTAGCAAACTACAGCTGTGCAgaccgtgagtgtgtgtgtttatcgatagattgttagAATATCTGCATATTTGGAGTTTTTTGCTATGGAAACACTTGTTTCCTCTGCGCTCCCCTCAGCACAGATGTTTTCTCCAgtgaaaatgtaactcttaacaggtaactgatgtttagtgtgtgtgtatatatagctaatgaatcaaagaaacatttacattcgtcatttctttgcctacttttaaaatttggattgagtgggtaatagtacaccacctttttttttaggactacaccactgcggAGCaccctagaggaaacccacgccaacacggggagaacatgcaaactccacacagaaatgccaactgaattagccggggctcaaaccagcaaccttcttgctgcgaggggCCAGTGctagtgaaattgtattacaTTCTAATGAATACTGATAtggggcggcacagtgggtagcgatgtcgcctcacagcaagatggtcactggttcgagcctcggtcagttggcatttctgtgtggagtttgcatgttctccctgtgttggcgtgggtttcctcctggtgctccggtttctcgaCCTTTGGAGCAAAATCTTGCTCTTTTAAATGAACCCCATAATAAGGACTTCTTCTAAACTGTTTAATCTGgataacatataaaacatatgctggataaattggcggttcattccgctgttgtgacccctgatgaataaagggactaagccgtaggaaaatgagttaatgaatgaaattctggattttaatacatttcattaaaacatttaaaatctttttgaaTTGCGGTTGTACATGTGCAGTATATCTACAatttggcaataaatgtgattCTGATACTGAAGAACTGTCCTCAAATCATATCAtttgatgctttttaaaatatgtcagtCTTCAAAATCAGTggcatgtactgtatgttgtaAAAAAGGGCTAAACATATTCACTTTTGTGACGTATATACAAGTAAAAAGGCTCCTAGAAAACAATTGAAGGGCAGGACTCCATTTTGTCTATGGAGAATTGCTCATCTAGCACTAACAATCCCTTTTCTATTTAAGCTGTATTTCCCCTAAAACatgtttgaaaaaatatatatacacttttattagggacacctgtccaactgctcgttaatgcaaatttctaatcagccaatcacatgacagcaactcgatgcatttaggcaagtagacatggtcaagacgatctgctgcagttcaaactgtaCATCataatagggaagaaaggtgatttaagtgactttgaaagtggcatggttgttggtgccagacgggctgatctgagtctcgatttctgctgcgacattcagatggtagtgtcagaatttggcatcaacaacatgaaagcatggatccatcctgccttgcatcaacagttcaggctggtgctggtggtgtaatggtgtgggggatattgtctttgcacactttgggtcATTTAGTACCAACTGttcatcgtgtcaatgccacagcctacctgagtattgttgctgaccatgtccatcccattatgaccacagtgtactcatcttctgatggctacttccagcaggataacgcactgtgtcataaagcgtaaatcatctcagactggtttcttgaacatgacaacgagttaactatactcaaatggcctccacagtcaccagttctcaatccaataaagcccctttgggatgtggtggaacgggcgattcgcatcattgatgtgcagccgacgaatctgcagcaactgtgtgatgctatcatgttaatatggagcaaaatctctgaggaatgtttccagtaccttgctgaatctatgccatgaaggattaaggcagttctgaaggcaaaagggggtccaacctggcactagtaaggtgtaaaCTGGCCAGTGAGTTTATGTATAAACAGTATAATTAGCATATTTTTGCTTTGATTAGTTATTCCtcatttttctaatttattattattagttcattGATAAATTTAAATTCTCTCACTCTTATATCGTTTCATCCCCTATAACCttcatttatcttcagaacacaaatgaagatattttagatgaaatccaagagttCTCTCTTCATCCATAAACAGCAAGGGTCTGGAGAcattccatttattcattttctttcagtttagtctctatttcaaaggtcgccacagcggaatgaaccaacaactattctagcatgtgttttacacagcaaatgcccttccagccgcaacccaatactgggaaacacccatacacactcattcacacacaatttcattcattttcttctcggcttagtccctttattaatctggggtcgccacagcggaatgaaccaccaacttatccagcacatgtttttacgcagtggatgcccttccagctgcaacccaacactggaaaacactcatgtacacatacactacggccaattttagcttacccagttcacctatagcgcatgtctttggactgtgggggaaaccggagcacccggaggaaactccacacaaaaatgcgaactagcccagctggaactcgaaccagcaaccttcttgctgtgaggtgacagtactaaccactgtgcCAGAGACATTTAAAGGAACCAAAAACTTTGTCAAAACGTTCAATGTGAATTCAGTTGCTCACCTGCAATCAtttgaagctccaagaacactcatcagcatcaaaaaaaaattgaaggtgggcatcacggtggtgcagtgggtagcatgaccgccacacagcaagaaggtcgctggttctagcctcggctgggttagttggcatttctgtgtggagtttgcatgttccctcgtgttggcatgggtttcctccgggtgctcaggtttcccccacagtccaaagacatgtgctataggtgaattgggtaagctaaattgttcatagtgtatgtgtatgaatgggagtgcatgggtgtttctcagtgatgggttgcagctggaagggcatccgctgtgtaaaacatgtgctggataagttggcggttcattccgctgtggcgactccagattattaaagggactaagccgaaaaaaaaatgaatgaatgaatgaaggtctcaggggattgaaaagACATGAGGTTAAGTCATTTTTATTTctgcgtgaactaaccctttaatgcaaTAACTGTATACCAGACGACACCATATAAAAAGACTCCAGTGACAACTGGTATTAAAGCATTATTTAATTTGAGTCAGACGATGCTTGTGTTCTGTGTGGTGTTAATGAACTGCAGAATATTGCTTGGCGAAGCGGTGCTGGAAGTGTTGGATGCACTACAGTAGAACATCTCTGCTCCGTGTGAACAGTCCTGAGGGAAGAGCACCATCATGATTAAACCGATGATCATCACAAAAACACCCGCCACCAGGATCATGCTGGCAATCAGGTTTTCCCCTCGAAACCAGCGCTCGTTCGAGAGCTTCAGAAAGCAGGCAGAGGGGAAGATGAACATGAGCGGTACTGCACTCAAAATACCCTGAGAGATGGAGACAAACACTTAAACAtgatatttgttataaatatacagtagggGGAAAATAAGTAATGAACacctcaccatttttctcagagagcatatttctaaaggtgctattgacttgaaattttccccggatgttggtaacaaccaaagaaatccatatatgcaaagaaaataaatctaattatattacaaatgaagttatgtgtaataaaatgaaatgacgcagagaaaaagtattgaacagatgaagaaagggagatgtagaaaggcagtgaaagctgaaatctctcagtagttcttcagcaaccctctgctcttcgtcagtgtaaatgaatatcagctgctttagttcaacatctacattagcaggaggatgaaaccagggtggacatttcagcaagacaatagccgcatttccactatcgggccagtgcaagccagggctttaatcgggccaggccgggccaatagcccgggaggttgagaaatgaggccgaaatcatgttgcatttccactgtcgggctagttgctcgcagcgcatcacgcaaacaccgcccccagaacatcccccgaatcaaacgtcacacaacccgtcacacaacccgcccacttcagcgggaacaaaaaactcaaattataaccacaaacacaacctggcatcactacgagagctggaagatggagaacaccgaagcgattgcttttttactgtttgtggtctgttggtgtaaggccagacagcgatccctggataaggacattcgagttcggcggcatttacttcgaacacagattttggctgcacggcgcaaaagagcagccgagcgacgagaacgagcatcttgtctcctctttacctgacaggaaaactccgcctttgtacgtaaccccgccccgaagccccagttggccctccttggcccaaggtattcggcgggccgaaaaaggccggacgctggccccaaggaagccccgctttggcccgattacgccccggaagtaatagtggaaacgcgactggccttggctcgctcgctttaggcgcgacagtggaaacgcggctaatgattcaaaacacagccaaggaaactctcaaatggtttcagagagagaaaatcaagctgtagaatggcccagccaatcacctgatctaaatccaatagaaattacaaaataaagctcagattaaatagacgagacccacagaagcatcaagatttttacactctgttaaagtctgtgagaaactcacacctgagcaatgcatgtgactttattctccatatgagaggcgtctttaaggtGACAGcaccaaaaagccttttatataaactaGTAAACACATTTCAGCACTTCCTCCTTGAGtaattccattgttattacacacaactcatttcTCTGATTTGTTTGGTTctgatgtttgtattgtttgggtttttacccaaatctggttcaattccatgtcaacagctcctttacaaatattattcccaggaaaaaaacatgacctgTTCAATACTTATTCGCCCTTCCCAGTACATTGATGTTCTGCTTTGAAGACTCACGTTTAGTTCCAGTACAATACCCAGGCAGTCATAAGAGAGGGAAATGGCAGTGGTTGCTGATATGATCACCAGGGTTATGATGACATGGGAAGATTTACTGAGTTCTCCTCCTTTAAAAAGCGCGTTGGAGATCACCTGGACGCATGCAGGGACACGGTCAAGACCATATACCAACTTTTTAAACACTATATTTTCTTTAAGATTTCCAGTTTAAATTTAGTCTGAAGTTTGAGGAgctttttgtgtattttaaagtaCATTGCTGTAGTTATTTTAGTTTGACTGTATAGGTACATGTAGGTGTTAAAGCGGTCTTTTATGCCCCTTTTCacaaaatctaaaataagtctctgatgttcctagggtgtgtgtgtgtgtgtgatgtttctgCTCAAAATACCACGTGATACTAATTGTGCCAGTTGataactgtcgctttaaattccaatgagattgtgttcttttcaaaagagggcggagctacaagtgcctgtgtgtcagcatagtggcaaattcaaaaacaagaataacatcttatgctaatgagggagagatggtcactagtgggcggggctttccccttctgatcATAAGTACAAAGGGAgagtgtcaatcaaagtgtttcagcagactgttttttatcaagtgtgattatttacagcttttcccaattgtttacacacattttctgaaagcatgtctcatatgcgttttaaaatatatatatttattatctgcttattgtcctgtctctgtaatcctgttgcactgtagaagctttgtcacgaaaactaATTCCTCGAATGTGTGAAcattaaagctctttctgattctgattcatatatatatatatacacatacatataaatatatatatatatacatataaatatatatatatatatatatatatatatatatatatatatatatatatatatatatatatatacatataaatatatatatacatataaatatatatatatatatatatatatatatatatatatatatatatatatatatatatatatatatataaatatatatatatatatatatatatatatatatatatatatatatatatatatatatatatatatatatatatatatatatatatatacacacacatatacacatatatatatatatatatatatatatatatatatatatatatatacacatacatataaatatatatatatatatatatatatacacacacatatacatatatatatatatatatatatatacagacacacacacacacacacacacacacacacacacacacacacacatatatatatatatatatatatatatatatatatatatatatatatatatatatatttattttattttttattttttttggagggggaacTGTGCCCCAGTAGatctttatgtctagcaacgcccctggttgggaccattgtttttgtttacttccctcaaaatggtctataggattatttaaattgataaatatATCTTCATTTCATGACTATAAATGTTTTGACGCTAGCTGAGAAACCACAAATGCATAAAAGCTTCAGTTATCTTACCTCACGTGTTACAAAgcactccagaggaaatgtggtgATTATACTGACACCGTAGCAGAAGCGGCCAAATGTAGCCAAGTTATCAGACCTGCAGTAGTTCTCAAATATATCACCTTCAACCacaaaaaaacaccagaaaaACATTCCGGTTCAGATTCTTCCAGTGCAATTtctcacatatacagttgaagtcagaattattagccctcctgtgaaattatttttcaaatatctcccaaatgatgtatTTGTCACaatatttccgataatatttgtaaaatatattgtgaaatatttaccttgtgtatatacagtaaaagTGGCATAACCTGCTGCAGCAAAGACAGCACTGACCAATACAGATGAGCCCACAGATATGTGTGTGACGAGAGACCACCTGCTCAGGGTGGGCTCCTGCAGCGACCCGTAGATCATAAAGCTGTTGTGGTGGCAGATTAAAGCTGAAAAAGATCAAATACCTCAATTAAAAATGGTTTGTCACATCTCAGAATACATCACAATCCATACTGTATGTAAAACCCTCACCGAAAGACATGACGGCAACTGCCTGAATTGCATTCCAGCGTGCAAAAACCCATGCATCGTCTGACGCAGGTCTGTGGATGAAATAAACGCTTTAGTAATACATAACACttgatttataaataattatttttaacgcttaaatatatatatttgttcaaaTGATGCTGCCACAATGTTTATGCATTTCAAGAGTGTCCGTTTATATCGTCTGAAAATCACACAGGGTTAAAGGCAGAATGATTAGCACTCTAATAATTATTAGCCTTTTAGGAATAATTTTACTGAAGTGATGtacaacagagcaaggaatttttcatagtattttcgataatattttttcttgttttattttggctagaatgaaatcaGTTTCATTCTTGATTTCTTTACTAATCATTTTACTAAAGTAATGGTTATCAGAGCAAGGATGTTtgatattttctattatattttttcctcGAGATGACGTCTCATTGCTTTTAGATTGGCTGGATTAAAAGCAGGCTggacggtggtgcagtaggtagcacgctcgcctcacaacaagaaggtcgctggtttaagcctcggctggtcagttggcgtttctgtgtggagtttgcatgttcttcccgtgttggcgtgggtttcctccgggtgctccggtttcccctcacaagtccaaacatatgtggtataggtgattcgggtaagctaaattgtccatagtgtatagctttaccagctgggccagttggcatttctgtgtggagttggcatgttctccccgtgttggcatgggtttcctccgggtgctccagtttccccccacaatccaaagacatgcgctatagatgaattgaataagctaaattgcccaaagtgtatgagtgtgaatgagtgtctatgggtgtttcccagtgctaggttgcagctggaggggcatccactgcgtataacatatgccggaatagttggcggtttattccactgtggcgaccccagattaataagagactaagccgaaggaaaattaattaatcaatgagaactgcatgaaaataatcctttagtCTTTGATAATACAGTATGTCCAAGAAAATATCAGTAGTGAGaacagtaataaaaaaagtttaaagtcgTAGGCATTATACTGAcccctagtgttcatttaactataaactgcagtcaaatgtctGTTTAAGTACATTTGTGTCGTTTCACAAAAATCGGAAGCTTGTTTATCCAATGCACCTGTGTTTGTAAGGTTAATTAAAGTCGGGTTTACGTAGCAGTTATCTATTGAGTACAATATACTTAAACTTGTATTGGAGTGAAGTAaaccaattttatttaatttaaactgtGTGCACTGTATCACTGCAGTGTGTGACGAGCTCAAAAATATACTGGAAAATCAAATAAAACGTTTAATAAAGTGAGGTCATTTCTCTTAAATGGGTATTCTGTAAGGGTAAATCATTAGCCTGAGCTGCGGTCAGCAAACATCAgcatatggtgtgtgtgtgtgtggtgtaaatGAATGCACATGgatggaaagagagagagcgagagtttATACATCTGTGGTCCCAGCGTTGCTGCTCTCACGACCACTGTGATGAGGATGCCGAAAGTCAAAATCATGGACAATAAAGAGACCTGGAACAGAGGAAACGAGTGTGTGTTATTGTaagagaaataaacaaataagccaAAACTGAAGGTTTTTTTATCATCCAAATTGATGCATAGCCTATTTACTGTAAAGAATACTGTAAATAACTTGAAAGTGAGTCTTCCATATACAGTTCAAGTGAAAATTATTAccttcctgtgaattttgttttctttttcaaatatttcccaaatgatgttgaacagagcaaggaaattttcacagtatgtctgataatattttttcttttggagaaagacttattattagtccccttaaacaatatttaattatcagttgtctacagaacaaacaatccactgttacacaatgacttgcctatttaccctaacttgcctaattaacttaattagcctagttaagcctttaaatgtcactttaagctgaatactagtaccttaaaccagtgtttcccaaccctgttcctggaggcacaccaacaatacatattttggatgtctccctcttctgacccattaacttcaggtgttggagtctcttctgatgttatgataagttgattcaggtgtgtttgattagggagaggttgaaaatgtgtactgttggtgtgccttcaggaacagggttgggaaacactgccttaaacaGACCCGTAGCTAGCCTTTTGAAAGGAGTggttacttttttttctcaaaagtggaccttttttaatttatttgcgtCATTTTCTATAAATTACGAGGTTCA
This genomic window contains:
- the slc38a11 gene encoding putative sodium-coupled neutral amino acid transporter 11, which gives rise to MENDIREKSDKAQKMESERSCLLASRDAGKGGSSSVSSASFNFINSIIGSGIIGLPYSMSQAGLPMGLLLLILVAFITDYSIILLVRGGNLSGTHSYQSLVQSTFGQIGYITVSVLQFLYPFIAMISYNIIAGDTLTKVFMRIPGVGPGNILTERHFVIAMSTVLFTLPLSLYRDIAKLGKVSLLSMILTFGILITVVVRAATLGPQIPASDDAWVFARWNAIQAVAVMSFALICHHNSFMIYGSLQEPTLSRWSLVTHISVGSSVLVSAVFAAAGYATFTVYTQGDIFENYCRSDNLATFGRFCYGVSIITTFPLECFVTREVISNALFKGGELSKSSHVIITLVIISATTAISLSYDCLGIVLELNGILSAVPLMFIFPSACFLKLSNERWFRGENLIASMILVAGVFVMIIGLIMMVLFPQDCSHGAEMFYCSASNTSSTASPSNILQFINTTQNTSIV